One genomic segment of Pyruvatibacter mobilis includes these proteins:
- a CDS encoding DUF4389 domain-containing protein → MSDATASSPGDTPNPDGETRRIGSDANGDEALWVRLLFMLGYWFLGNLAFSISIFLGALQFVVILIRGEANNELKTFSRNLIKFVWQCLAYVTFNTNEKPFPLNRFPDEKADD, encoded by the coding sequence ATGAGCGATGCAACCGCTTCCTCACCCGGTGATACCCCCAATCCGGACGGCGAGACCCGCCGCATCGGGTCCGATGCAAATGGCGACGAGGCCCTCTGGGTACGCCTGCTGTTCATGCTCGGTTACTGGTTCCTCGGCAATCTGGCCTTCTCGATCTCGATCTTCCTCGGTGCGCTGCAGTTCGTGGTGATCCTGATCCGCGGCGAAGCCAATAATGAGCTGAAGACCTTCAGCCGCAACCTCATCAAGTTCGTCTGGCAGTGTCTTGCCTATGTGACGTTCAACACCAACGAAAAGCCGTTCCCGCTCAACCGTTTCCCGGATGAGAAGGCCGACGACTGA
- a CDS encoding GDYXXLXY domain-containing protein has protein sequence MTEAPIEARAGWLTGFARGGYRVWGLALAGVLMTVLLAQIVMERVAILTDGAEVRLATAPVDPRDIFRGDYVILNYRISTLSLEDLTDTPEAFTEGGLIYVSLKEGANGIWEPVAAAPTLPGHTAGVVTIRGRITSLSQTGPVTAIGEAPRPLEDATGIRLRVDYGIDQYFVPEGTGPALEADRNEGTVSVLVAVAENGNAAIKGIVLNGGDPVYLEPLF, from the coding sequence ATGACCGAAGCACCAATTGAAGCACGAGCCGGATGGCTCACAGGTTTTGCCCGCGGCGGCTACCGCGTCTGGGGGCTGGCGCTGGCAGGCGTTCTCATGACGGTGCTTCTGGCGCAGATCGTGATGGAGCGCGTGGCAATCCTGACCGACGGCGCGGAAGTGCGCCTGGCGACAGCGCCGGTGGACCCGCGCGACATTTTCCGTGGCGACTATGTGATCCTCAACTACCGCATCTCCACGCTATCCCTGGAGGATCTGACGGACACGCCGGAGGCCTTCACCGAGGGCGGGCTGATCTATGTGTCCCTGAAGGAAGGCGCGAACGGCATCTGGGAGCCCGTGGCTGCAGCACCCACCCTGCCCGGCCATACCGCAGGCGTGGTCACCATCCGTGGCCGGATCACCAGCCTGAGCCAGACAGGGCCCGTGACGGCCATAGGGGAGGCGCCCCGCCCCCTTGAGGACGCCACCGGCATTCGCCTCCGCGTGGATTACGGGATCGACCAGTATTTCGTGCCGGAAGGAACCGGCCCCGCGCTTGAAGCCGACCGCAACGAAGGCACGGTGAGCGTGCTTGTGGCGGTGGCCGAAAACGGAAACGCCGCCATCAAGGGCATTGTCCTCAATGGCGGCGATCCGGTCTATCTGGAGCCGCTGTTCTAG
- a CDS encoding DUF2157 domain-containing protein, translating into MILRQAYLRRLRDDLDRWAQKGLVDPARIPAILKEAEGSGSERGLTSILAVLGVILLGFAAMSFVAANWGEMSKLAKLLILFGGMWASLGVAIWQVRANGTEHPIYAEAAILLAVSLFGVAIMLIGQMYHVGGEYSGGLMLWMAGALVTAWLAPSRAALALAIILAPAWSLAALMENPASLHWQFVIPMSLAGLLVAEMGWRAGAHLLLIAWGVWAAITGVWLVGEREWTGPEAFAVGALFAILVTAKGHLPLRLIAPFEDAMIHWGLLAALGSGVLMLLASEDAQAPLTEYLVVALIFTGAAVATIVMGHQARRLTYLDATALAAMAFFTLAYPYLLAAASAVEWLLVIALFAAAIWAVSYGMRTHDRFSTNLGFVLFAGMALYVYLRTVGTLLDTSLVFIIGGLLLIGLSIGIARVRRQMLTGSTGTGDVS; encoded by the coding sequence GCAGCGAACGCGGGCTGACCTCGATCCTGGCCGTGCTCGGCGTGATCCTGCTGGGCTTCGCCGCCATGAGCTTCGTCGCCGCCAATTGGGGCGAGATGTCGAAGCTCGCCAAGCTGCTGATCCTGTTCGGCGGCATGTGGGCCTCGCTCGGCGTTGCCATCTGGCAGGTGCGCGCCAACGGCACGGAGCACCCGATCTATGCCGAGGCGGCGATCCTGCTTGCGGTCAGCCTGTTCGGCGTCGCCATCATGCTGATCGGGCAGATGTACCATGTGGGCGGCGAGTATTCGGGCGGGCTGATGCTGTGGATGGCCGGCGCGCTGGTGACCGCCTGGCTCGCCCCCTCCCGCGCGGCGCTGGCGCTGGCCATCATCCTGGCCCCGGCCTGGAGCCTGGCGGCGCTGATGGAGAACCCGGCCTCCCTCCACTGGCAATTCGTGATCCCCATGAGCCTTGCAGGCCTGCTGGTGGCGGAGATGGGCTGGCGTGCGGGCGCGCATTTGCTGCTCATTGCCTGGGGCGTCTGGGCGGCCATCACCGGCGTCTGGCTGGTGGGCGAGCGGGAATGGACAGGGCCTGAAGCCTTCGCGGTGGGAGCTCTGTTCGCCATTCTGGTTACCGCCAAGGGACACCTGCCCCTGCGCCTCATCGCGCCCTTTGAGGATGCGATGATCCACTGGGGCCTGCTGGCAGCCCTTGGCAGCGGCGTGCTGATGCTGCTGGCAAGCGAAGACGCCCAAGCTCCGCTGACGGAGTATCTGGTGGTGGCGCTCATCTTCACGGGCGCCGCCGTCGCCACCATCGTCATGGGACATCAGGCGAGACGGCTTACCTATCTGGATGCGACGGCGCTTGCCGCGATGGCGTTCTTCACGCTGGCCTATCCGTATCTGCTGGCGGCAGCGTCAGCGGTGGAGTGGTTGCTGGTGATTGCCCTGTTCGCCGCGGCGATCTGGGCGGTGAGTTACGGCATGCGGACCCATGACCGGTTCAGCACCAATCTCGGCTTCGTCCTGTTCGCGGGCATGGCGCTTTATGTCTACCTCCGCACCGTCGGCACGCTGCTCGATACGTCGCTGGTGTTCATCATCGGCGGCCTGCTGCTGATCGGGCTCAGCATCGGCATTGCCCGCGTGCGCAGACAGATGCTGACAGGCAGCACGGGCACGGGAGACGTCTCATGA